One Mangrovimonas cancribranchiae DNA segment encodes these proteins:
- a CDS encoding TerB family tellurite resistance protein — protein sequence MSFTKWIGAALGWAFGGPIGAIVGMALGGVIDGMSSSEAKTFKRQYQTRRTQSGDFEVSLLVLASIVIKADGKPDQRELDYVRQQFAGMYGKDRANHAFKLFKSINKQDISARQVCMQIRQMMDHPSRLQLLHFLFGIAKADGHVSDAEVKQIQTISGYLGISHRDFESIKAMFYSSSDNAYKILEIDKSASVDEIKKAYRKMAKKYHPDKVIHLGKEHQEGAKEKFRQVQEAYEQLQKERGF from the coding sequence ATGAGTTTTACAAAATGGATTGGTGCTGCACTAGGTTGGGCATTTGGTGGTCCTATTGGTGCCATTGTTGGTATGGCCTTAGGTGGTGTAATTGATGGTATGTCTAGCAGTGAAGCAAAAACGTTTAAAAGACAATATCAAACCAGAAGAACACAGTCGGGCGATTTTGAGGTGAGTCTTTTGGTTTTGGCATCGATCGTTATAAAAGCTGATGGCAAACCAGACCAGCGTGAGTTGGATTATGTGCGCCAACAATTTGCCGGTATGTATGGTAAAGACCGTGCCAATCATGCGTTTAAGTTGTTTAAAAGTATTAATAAGCAAGATATTTCGGCGAGACAAGTGTGTATGCAGATTCGGCAAATGATGGATCATCCATCGCGTTTGCAATTGCTTCATTTTTTATTTGGGATTGCCAAAGCCGATGGACACGTTAGCGATGCTGAGGTGAAACAAATTCAAACCATTTCAGGATATTTGGGAATTAGTCATAGGGATTTTGAAAGCATTAAAGCGATGTTTTACAGCAGTAGTGATAATGCCTATAAAATTCTTGAAATTGATAAATCAGCTTCTGTTGATGAGATTAAAAAAGCTTACAGAAAGATGGCTAAGAAATATCATCCAGACAAGGTAATTCACCTTGGGAAAGAACATCAAGAAGGGGCTAAGGAAAAATTCCGTCAGGTACAAGAAGCTTACGAACAACTACAGAAAGAGCGTGGTTTTTAA
- a CDS encoding BrxA/BrxB family bacilliredoxin, whose protein sequence is MYPAELVKPMREDLTQVGFEELHTVEAVDAAIAKEGTTLVVVNSVCGCAAANARPGAKMSLNNAKKPDHLVTVFAGVDKDATDKARAYMIPFPPSSPSMALFKDGELVHMLERHHIEGRPAEMIAENLVDAYNDHC, encoded by the coding sequence ATGTATCCAGCAGAATTAGTAAAACCAATGCGCGAAGACTTAACTCAGGTTGGTTTTGAAGAATTGCACACCGTAGAAGCTGTAGATGCCGCCATAGCCAAAGAAGGAACAACTTTAGTAGTTGTAAACTCGGTTTGTGGTTGCGCCGCAGCCAATGCTAGACCAGGGGCTAAAATGAGCTTAAACAATGCTAAAAAACCAGATCATTTAGTGACGGTTTTTGCTGGTGTTGATAAAGATGCCACCGATAAAGCAAGAGCTTATATGATACCTTTTCCTCCAAGTTCGCCAAGTATGGCCTTATTTAAAGATGGAGAATTGGTTCATATGTTAGAGCGTCATCATATTGAAGGTCGCCCAGCTGAAATGATTGCTGAAAACCTTGTTGATGCCTATAACGATCATTGTTAA
- a CDS encoding TonB-dependent receptor: protein MYSFIYFLIPIILFPVSVMSQSFTIHGKVTSQGKPLSYVNVYVKGTTKGAVTNDNGRFKISNISPGEYTIIASFTGFKTETKHIVITSQNLNINFNLKITESLDEVVVTGTLKPVNRLESPVPVEVYSPTFLKKNPTPNIFEALQNVNGVRPQLNCNVCNTGDIHINGLEGPYTLVLIDGMPIVSGLSTVYGLSGIPNSLIEQVEVVKGPASSLYGSEAVGGLINIITKRPEHASKFSADGFVTGWGEANLDLGYKAQIGKKTTMLLGTNYYNYSNPIDNNNDNFTDVTLQDRVSIFQKWDFKRRENRKFSLAGRYFYEDRWGGEMQWNTNYRGGNEVYGESIYTSRFEFIGNYQLPLKETINFQFSYSDHDQNSVYGDMPYLAQQRIGFGQLVWDKPLKNHDLLVGAAARYNYYNDNTTATPKADEVTIPSLFVQDEISLTTKQKLLLGARYDYDKRHGSIFTPRIAYRYKPTKDDIFRVNAGTGFRVVNLFTEEHAALTGARDVVIEETLKPEKSYNININYLKKLYTKSGMMFTFDASVWYTHFTNAILPDYDTDPNKIIYNNLDGYATSKGASLNIDAVFGSGIKALLGVTYQDVSQTENNVTIDQILTEKFSGTWALSYKHYKTNLTLDYTGNIYGPMRLPTLGELDPRSDISPTWSIQNIQLTFDGLNNLEFYAGVKNLLNWTPNKGEPFIIARAHDPFDEQVQYNSDGSVMATPENPYALTFDPSYVYAPNQGRRLFFGIRFNLN from the coding sequence ATGTATTCATTTATATATTTCCTAATACCAATTATTTTATTTCCAGTTAGTGTAATGTCGCAAAGCTTTACTATACATGGGAAAGTCACTTCACAGGGTAAACCATTATCCTATGTTAATGTATATGTAAAAGGCACTACCAAAGGCGCTGTAACAAACGATAATGGTCGTTTTAAAATTTCGAATATCTCTCCAGGTGAATATACCATTATAGCGTCGTTTACAGGGTTTAAAACAGAAACAAAACACATCGTCATAACCAGCCAAAACCTAAACATAAACTTCAATTTAAAAATAACCGAAAGCCTAGATGAAGTCGTAGTTACTGGCACGCTAAAACCTGTTAATCGTCTGGAAAGCCCTGTTCCCGTTGAAGTTTATTCGCCAACATTCTTGAAGAAAAACCCAACGCCAAATATTTTTGAAGCCTTACAAAACGTAAATGGTGTTAGACCACAACTTAATTGCAACGTGTGTAATACGGGTGATATTCACATCAATGGATTAGAAGGACCGTATACCTTAGTCTTAATTGACGGAATGCCCATTGTTAGTGGCTTGTCTACTGTTTACGGACTTTCAGGGATTCCAAATTCGTTAATTGAACAAGTTGAAGTGGTAAAAGGCCCCGCGTCGTCTTTATATGGTAGTGAAGCTGTTGGTGGATTGATTAACATCATCACCAAACGTCCTGAACATGCTTCAAAGTTTTCGGCTGATGGCTTTGTTACAGGTTGGGGAGAAGCTAATTTGGATCTAGGCTACAAAGCCCAAATTGGGAAAAAAACAACAATGTTATTAGGTACCAATTATTACAACTATTCCAACCCCATAGACAACAACAACGATAACTTTACCGATGTCACGCTGCAAGATCGAGTTTCCATCTTTCAAAAATGGGATTTTAAACGTCGTGAAAACCGTAAGTTTTCTCTAGCTGGACGGTATTTTTACGAAGATCGTTGGGGTGGCGAAATGCAATGGAATACAAATTATCGCGGTGGAAACGAGGTATATGGTGAAAGTATTTACACCTCGCGATTTGAGTTTATTGGCAACTACCAACTACCATTAAAAGAGACCATTAATTTTCAGTTTTCATATTCCGATCACGACCAAAACTCGGTGTATGGCGATATGCCCTATTTAGCACAACAACGCATAGGGTTTGGACAATTGGTTTGGGACAAACCACTTAAAAATCACGATTTACTCGTTGGTGCTGCGGCACGTTATAACTATTACAACGACAACACCACTGCAACCCCAAAAGCAGATGAAGTCACTATTCCATCTCTATTTGTTCAAGATGAAATAAGCCTAACAACCAAACAAAAATTATTATTGGGTGCGCGATACGATTATGACAAACGTCACGGCTCTATTTTCACCCCTCGAATTGCCTATCGTTATAAACCTACTAAAGATGATATTTTTAGAGTAAATGCTGGAACAGGGTTTCGAGTGGTTAATCTTTTCACCGAAGAACACGCTGCTTTAACAGGGGCAAGAGATGTGGTGATAGAAGAAACTCTAAAACCAGAAAAATCATACAATATAAACATTAATTACCTTAAAAAACTCTATACAAAAAGTGGTATGATGTTCACTTTTGATGCCTCGGTTTGGTACACGCATTTCACCAATGCCATTTTACCTGATTATGATACCGATCCCAATAAAATTATTTATAACAATTTAGATGGTTATGCTACTTCCAAAGGTGCAAGTTTAAATATAGATGCCGTATTTGGAAGTGGTATAAAAGCCCTTCTGGGAGTCACCTATCAAGACGTATCGCAAACCGAAAATAATGTAACCATAGATCAAATTTTAACCGAAAAATTCTCTGGAACTTGGGCATTATCCTACAAACATTACAAAACCAATTTAACTTTGGATTATACAGGAAACATTTACGGCCCAATGCGATTGCCAACCCTAGGCGAATTAGACCCAAGAAGCGATATCTCGCCAACATGGAGCATTCAAAACATACAACTCACTTTTGATGGTTTAAACAATCTTGAATTTTACGCTGGTGTAAAAAACCTCTTAAACTGGACGCCAAATAAAGGTGAGCCATTTATAATTGCTCGTGCTCACGATCCGTTTGATGAACAAGTGCAATATAATAGCGATGGTAGTGTTATGGCAACACCAGAAAACCCTTATGCGTTAACATTCGACCCGTCGTATGTATATGCACCAAATCAAGGACGACGCTTGTTTTTTGGAATACGATTTAATTTGAATTAA
- a CDS encoding enoyl-CoA hydratase-related protein: MSYNNILSEQNNGITTITINRPKKLNALNKATIQELHEAFEAAENDANTKVIIITGSGEKAFVAGADISEFADFNVNQGQELAAKGQELLFDFVANLGTPVIAAVNGFALGGGLELAMAAHFRIASDNAKMGLPETSLGVIPGYGGTQRLPQLIGKGRAMELVMTAGMIDANTALNYGLVNHVATLDELIPLAEKLANKIMRNSSVAIRSAIKAVNANYEDGVNGFNVEVEEFGSCFGTEDFKEGTTAFLEKRKADFPGK; this comes from the coding sequence ATGAGTTACAACAATATTCTTTCAGAACAAAATAATGGTATTACAACTATTACCATCAATAGACCAAAAAAATTAAATGCGTTAAACAAAGCAACCATCCAAGAGCTTCACGAGGCTTTTGAAGCGGCCGAAAATGATGCCAATACCAAAGTGATTATTATTACCGGAAGTGGCGAAAAAGCTTTTGTAGCGGGAGCAGACATTAGTGAGTTTGCCGATTTTAACGTGAATCAAGGTCAAGAATTAGCAGCCAAAGGTCAAGAATTGTTATTCGATTTTGTGGCCAATTTAGGCACGCCAGTTATTGCAGCCGTAAATGGTTTTGCGCTTGGTGGCGGATTAGAATTGGCGATGGCGGCACATTTTAGAATCGCCAGTGACAATGCCAAAATGGGCTTGCCAGAAACCTCGCTTGGTGTTATTCCTGGGTATGGTGGTACACAACGTTTGCCACAGCTTATTGGCAAGGGTCGCGCAATGGAATTGGTAATGACAGCTGGTATGATTGATGCCAACACGGCGCTAAATTATGGTTTGGTAAACCACGTAGCAACTTTAGATGAGTTAATCCCTCTAGCCGAAAAACTAGCGAATAAGATTATGCGAAACTCTTCTGTTGCCATTCGTTCGGCTATTAAAGCGGTTAATGCTAATTACGAAGATGGTGTGAATGGTTTTAATGTTGAAGTTGAAGAATTTGGGAGTTGCTTCGGTACCGAAGATTTCAAAGAAGGTACCACGGCTTTTTTAGAAAAACGTAAAGCCGATTTTCCTGGGAAATAG
- a CDS encoding lysophospholipid acyltransferase family protein, with protein MIKLLSYPLTILFFICFGLTLLIFHPIQWICLNIFGYQAHKKSVDWLQFFLMRSTNVLGTRYSFENTYAINTNLPVIIVANHQSMYDIPPIIWYLRKHHPKFISKKELGKGIPSVSFNLKYGGSALIDRKKPKEAIQVIKDFAEYIKSNNRAATIFPEGTRSRTGQPKPFQKKGLITLFEGIPNATVVPITINNSWKMLRYGKFPMGLGAHLKFKVHHPVKVSDFDYDTLIKHLEKEITKDVIV; from the coding sequence ATGATAAAGTTACTCTCATATCCATTAACCATTTTATTTTTTATTTGCTTTGGGTTAACACTACTTATTTTTCACCCCATACAATGGATATGCTTGAATATTTTCGGCTATCAAGCGCATAAAAAAAGTGTTGATTGGTTACAATTTTTCTTAATGCGAAGCACCAATGTTTTAGGTACGAGATATTCGTTTGAAAACACTTATGCCATTAATACGAACCTACCTGTTATTATTGTCGCCAATCACCAAAGTATGTACGACATTCCTCCTATTATTTGGTATCTGCGAAAACACCATCCCAAATTTATTAGCAAAAAAGAATTAGGAAAAGGAATTCCTAGTGTCTCATTCAATCTAAAGTATGGCGGCTCAGCTTTAATCGATAGAAAAAAACCTAAAGAAGCTATTCAAGTCATTAAAGATTTTGCAGAATACATTAAAAGCAATAACCGTGCGGCGACCATCTTCCCAGAAGGCACACGAAGCAGAACGGGCCAACCAAAACCATTTCAGAAAAAAGGTTTGATTACCCTGTTTGAAGGTATCCCAAATGCTACAGTTGTTCCCATTACCATTAATAATTCCTGGAAAATGTTACGCTATGGAAAATTCCCTATGGGATTAGGAGCACATTTAAAGTTTAAAGTCCATCATCCCGTAAAAGTGAGCGATTTTGATTATGATACGCTTATAAAGCACTTAGAAAAAGAAATTACTAAAGACGTGATTGTATGA
- a CDS encoding HD domain-containing protein — MTQTEIIDKTKTFVKQQLENAEGGHDWFHTQRVLNTSLLIAKNENVDDFVVSLGALLHDIADSKFHDGDENVGPRIAREFLFKLDVDLDVIDHVVNIIKNISYKGGNFEQNFTSQELDIIQDADRLDAIGAVGIARCFNYGGFKNRKLYDPDIAPNLNMNKEEYKASTAPTINHFYEKLLLLKDRMNTKTGKQLAEQRHQFMETYLEQFYAEWRGER; from the coding sequence ATGACACAAACCGAAATCATCGATAAAACAAAAACCTTTGTAAAGCAACAACTTGAAAATGCCGAAGGCGGCCATGATTGGTTTCATACGCAACGCGTTTTAAACACTAGTTTACTTATCGCTAAAAATGAAAATGTAGATGACTTTGTGGTGTCTTTAGGTGCCTTACTACACGATATTGCAGACAGCAAGTTTCACGATGGCGACGAAAATGTTGGCCCTAGAATAGCCCGTGAATTTTTATTCAAATTGGATGTAGATTTAGATGTTATCGATCACGTGGTGAACATCATTAAAAACATTTCTTATAAAGGTGGTAATTTTGAACAAAACTTTACCTCGCAAGAATTAGACATCATTCAAGATGCCGACAGATTGGATGCCATCGGCGCTGTTGGTATTGCAAGGTGTTTTAATTATGGTGGATTTAAAAACCGAAAACTTTACGATCCAGATATTGCACCGAACCTTAATATGAACAAAGAGGAATACAAAGCTTCAACAGCACCAACCATAAATCATTTTTACGAAAAACTACTACTTTTAAAAGACCGTATGAACACCAAAACGGGAAAGCAATTGGCCGAGCAACGCCATCAATTTATGGAAACCTATCTAGAGCAATTTTATGCCGAATGGCGTGGCGAACGGTAG
- a CDS encoding PA0069 family radical SAM protein: MSSLEQQKTIIKGRGAQKNVHNHFFELSHEVRDDFLEFCAKEGEEADKNKTRYLETFPKTIVNKVKSPDVGMTYSMNMYQGCEHGCIYCYARNSHEYWGYSAGLDFERRILVKKNAPKLLEALLRKKSWQAQTIVMSGNTDCYQPAEKIFQLTRQCLEVFLKYKHPVAIITKNALILRDLDLLKALHKDGLVAVNVSITSLSEDTRRVLEPRTATIKKRLETVKTLSENGIPVNVMLAPIIPSINSHEILPMAKAVSEAGALSIGYTIVRLNGAIGEIFSDWIKKTMPDRAEKVLHQIESCHGGTLNDSRYGTRMRGEGKIAEQINMLIQLAKQKYFKDKMIPRLNTQLHEQYKDGQLTLF, translated from the coding sequence ATGTCTTCTTTGGAACAACAAAAAACCATTATCAAAGGTCGTGGTGCACAAAAAAATGTGCACAATCATTTCTTTGAGTTAAGCCACGAGGTGCGCGACGATTTTTTGGAGTTTTGTGCTAAGGAAGGTGAAGAAGCAGACAAGAATAAAACACGATACTTAGAGACTTTTCCCAAAACCATTGTCAATAAAGTGAAAAGCCCAGATGTTGGGATGACGTATTCTATGAATATGTATCAAGGTTGCGAACACGGTTGTATTTATTGTTACGCACGAAACTCTCACGAATATTGGGGTTATAGTGCTGGATTGGATTTTGAGCGTCGCATTTTGGTCAAGAAAAATGCACCAAAGTTACTAGAAGCTCTTCTTAGAAAGAAAAGCTGGCAAGCCCAAACTATTGTTATGTCTGGTAATACCGATTGCTACCAACCGGCAGAGAAAATCTTTCAACTTACAAGACAATGTTTAGAGGTATTTTTAAAATACAAGCATCCCGTAGCTATTATTACAAAAAATGCTTTGATATTGCGTGATTTGGATCTTTTGAAAGCATTACATAAAGACGGTTTGGTGGCTGTTAATGTTTCCATCACATCTTTATCTGAAGATACTAGACGTGTGTTGGAGCCCAGAACGGCCACGATTAAAAAACGTTTGGAAACCGTAAAAACACTTTCAGAAAATGGTATTCCTGTCAATGTGATGTTGGCGCCTATCATTCCATCCATTAATAGTCACGAAATATTACCAATGGCGAAAGCAGTTTCAGAAGCTGGCGCCTTAAGTATTGGGTATACGATTGTACGGTTGAATGGTGCCATTGGCGAGATTTTTTCCGATTGGATTAAAAAAACAATGCCAGACAGAGCTGAAAAAGTTTTACATCAAATTGAAAGTTGCCACGGCGGAACACTTAACGATAGCCGTTATGGTACTAGAATGCGAGGAGAAGGTAAAATTGCCGAACAAATAAATATGCTGATACAATTGGCAAAACAAAAATACTTTAAAGACAAAATGATACCCAGATTAAATACTCAGCTTCACGAGCAGTATAAGGATGGTCAATTGACATTGTTTTAA